The proteins below are encoded in one region of Haloarcula marismortui ATCC 43049:
- a CDS encoding MaoC family dehydratase, whose translation MTGLYYEEFEVGETIEHEKRRTISERDNQQFCDMTMNQQPLHLDAEFAAETEFGERLVNGLYTMSLAVGLTIPETTDGTIVANLSYDSVEHPNPVFYGDTIRVQSTVTDKRETSDGDRGIVTMHVEVFKLTDSDDVLVCEFDRTVLSLRRDTAE comes from the coding sequence ATGACAGGACTTTATTACGAAGAGTTCGAGGTCGGCGAGACCATCGAACACGAGAAGCGCCGCACGATCAGCGAGCGCGACAATCAACAGTTCTGTGATATGACGATGAACCAGCAGCCGTTGCACTTAGACGCCGAGTTCGCGGCCGAGACGGAGTTCGGCGAGCGACTGGTCAACGGGCTCTACACCATGAGTTTAGCTGTCGGACTGACCATCCCGGAGACGACCGATGGCACTATTGTCGCGAACCTGTCCTACGACAGCGTCGAGCATCCGAACCCGGTATTTTACGGCGACACCATCCGCGTGCAGTCGACCGTGACCGACAAACGCGAGACTAGCGACGGTGACCGCGGCATCGTCACGATGCACGTCGAGGTGTTCAAACTCACAGATTCGGACGATGTCCTCGTCTGTGAATTCGACCGGACCGTGCTGTCACTGCGACGCGATACCGCTGAGTGA
- a CDS encoding class I SAM-dependent methyltransferase, which translates to MKAVVRQNFDASVDAYTAYERRTNRFTSLARLLAVEMSTHADDGLGTVLDAGAGTGVSTRVFTETAAETIALDISREMLSEIESTARLQADFDHLPLCDQSVDGVAFTASLFLVPEPAAAVREAARVLRSGGVVGAVAPLGWFRPDGTDVFEQFERESRSPTDTSALQDALAGEFSTTTGTWRFSTTAENIRLFHAIPAMAARLYPKFDIEERVLRARELLSSLNGTFEQRWRWVIGVPE; encoded by the coding sequence ATGAAAGCCGTCGTCCGGCAGAACTTCGATGCCAGCGTCGACGCCTACACGGCCTACGAGCGCCGGACCAATCGCTTCACGTCGCTCGCACGCCTGCTCGCCGTCGAGATGAGCACTCATGCTGACGACGGGCTTGGGACAGTGCTCGATGCGGGCGCAGGCACAGGTGTGAGCACACGCGTATTCACCGAGACAGCAGCGGAGACTATTGCGCTCGACATCAGCCGCGAGATGCTGAGCGAAATCGAGTCCACTGCCCGACTGCAAGCTGATTTCGACCACCTGCCGCTCTGTGACCAGTCAGTCGACGGGGTGGCGTTTACCGCTTCGCTCTTTTTGGTCCCCGAGCCAGCGGCCGCAGTGCGGGAGGCCGCCAGAGTGCTCCGGTCTGGTGGGGTGGTCGGGGCCGTCGCGCCGCTTGGCTGGTTCCGTCCTGACGGCACGGACGTGTTCGAACAGTTTGAGCGCGAGTCACGCTCCCCGACTGACACATCGGCTCTCCAAGACGCCCTCGCGGGTGAGTTCTCAACGACGACAGGAACGTGGCGGTTTTCGACGACTGCCGAAAACATCCGGCTGTTCCACGCGATTCCCGCGATGGCCGCACGGCTCTATCCAAAGTTCGACATCGAAGAACGGGTTCTGCGAGCCCGTGAACTCCTCAGCTCTCTCAATGGGACGTTCGAGCAACGATGGCGGTGGGTCATCGGTGTCCCAGAGTAA
- a CDS encoding acyl-CoA carboxylase subunit beta: MQVKISDDATESEAQAIAEALATHFEDDITLVVDGGETVSSATYDGTRQDESTDPVEDDLGPTEREEALREEIAEILEGGPEKYKEQLPEEGKLFVRDRIDLWFGDDFLFEDGKFAEFDADDQLPADGLITGAAEFEGRDLHFMANDYTVKRGSMAAKGVEKFLRMQQRALKTGRPVLYLMDSSGGRIDQQTGFFANREGIGKFYYNHSMLSGRVPQICVLYGPCIAGAAYTPVFADFTVMVRDMSAMAIASPRMVEMVTGEEISLEELGGPDIHAQHSGSADLIADDEEHARELVAQLISYLPDNADEDPPQTSGTAPKRSPEGIDSVVPEKPNKGYDMFDVIERVVDAGSTLELRPEYGKEIITSFARIDGRPIGVIANQPAQRAGAIFPDAAEKAAQFIWTCDAYNIPLLYLCDTPGFMAGSGVEKEGILEQGKKMIYATSSATVPKQSVVVRKAYGAGIYAMSGPAYDPESTIGLPSGEIAIMGPEAAINAVYARKLSEIDDEDERQQKEQELREAYREDIDIHRMASEVVVDDIVPPSDLRTELTNRFAFYETVEKDLPDKKHGTIL, from the coding sequence ATGCAAGTCAAAATTTCAGACGACGCGACCGAATCGGAAGCACAGGCCATTGCCGAGGCGCTGGCGACACACTTCGAGGACGACATTACCCTCGTTGTCGACGGCGGCGAAACGGTCAGCAGTGCCACGTACGACGGCACTCGGCAGGATGAATCCACGGACCCAGTCGAGGACGACCTCGGCCCGACCGAACGCGAGGAGGCCCTGCGCGAGGAGATTGCAGAGATCCTCGAAGGTGGGCCGGAAAAGTACAAAGAGCAGTTGCCTGAGGAGGGCAAGCTGTTCGTCCGGGACCGTATCGACCTGTGGTTCGGTGACGATTTCCTGTTCGAAGACGGGAAATTTGCGGAGTTCGACGCCGACGACCAGCTCCCGGCCGACGGGCTCATCACGGGGGCCGCGGAGTTCGAGGGCCGTGACCTGCATTTCATGGCCAACGACTACACGGTCAAACGCGGCAGCATGGCCGCAAAGGGTGTCGAGAAGTTCCTCCGGATGCAACAGCGGGCGCTGAAAACCGGGCGACCGGTGCTGTATCTGATGGACTCCTCGGGGGGTCGTATCGACCAGCAGACGGGCTTTTTCGCCAACCGCGAAGGTATCGGAAAGTTCTACTACAATCACTCGATGCTCTCTGGGCGGGTCCCGCAGATCTGTGTGCTGTACGGTCCCTGTATCGCCGGCGCGGCCTACACGCCCGTCTTCGCGGATTTCACCGTTATGGTCCGGGATATGAGCGCAATGGCGATCGCCAGCCCCCGGATGGTCGAAATGGTCACCGGCGAAGAGATCAGTCTCGAAGAACTTGGTGGCCCTGACATCCACGCACAGCACTCCGGGAGTGCGGACCTCATCGCCGACGACGAGGAACACGCCCGCGAACTCGTTGCGCAACTCATCAGCTATTTGCCCGACAACGCCGACGAAGACCCACCACAGACCAGCGGGACGGCCCCGAAGCGCTCGCCGGAGGGTATCGATTCCGTCGTGCCAGAAAAGCCCAACAAGGGCTATGATATGTTCGACGTGATCGAGCGAGTCGTCGATGCTGGGTCGACACTCGAACTCCGGCCCGAGTACGGCAAGGAAATAATCACGTCGTTTGCCCGGATAGACGGCCGGCCAATCGGCGTCATCGCCAATCAGCCAGCCCAGCGTGCGGGAGCCATCTTCCCGGACGCAGCGGAGAAAGCCGCCCAGTTCATCTGGACCTGTGACGCCTACAACATCCCGCTGTTGTATCTCTGTGACACGCCGGGGTTCATGGCCGGGTCAGGCGTCGAGAAGGAAGGTATCCTCGAACAGGGCAAGAAGATGATCTACGCCACGTCTTCGGCGACAGTGCCCAAGCAGTCCGTTGTGGTCAGGAAGGCCTACGGTGCGGGCATTTACGCCATGTCCGGTCCCGCCTACGACCCCGAGTCGACGATCGGGCTTCCGAGCGGGGAAATCGCCATAATGGGGCCCGAGGCGGCTATCAACGCCGTTTACGCACGGAAGCTCTCCGAGATCGATGACGAGGACGAACGACAGCAAAAGGAGCAAGAACTCCGCGAAGCCTATCGCGAGGATATCGACATTCATCGAATGGCCAGCGAAGTTGTCGTCGACGACATCGTTCCGCCCAGCGACCTCAGAACGGAACTGACGAACCGGTTTGCGTTCTACGAGACCGTCGAGAAAGACCTGCCAGACAAGAAACACGGAACCATCCTCTGA